One region of Emys orbicularis isolate rEmyOrb1 chromosome 4, rEmyOrb1.hap1, whole genome shotgun sequence genomic DNA includes:
- the TRAF6 gene encoding TNF receptor-associated factor 6: MSLIQSDNSYRARDLETGCCAAMASACSAGAKEDSIGVSVSSGTGNLPNSFTEETQGYDVEFDPPLESKYECPICLMALREAVQTPCGHRFCKGCIVKSIRDAGHKCPVDNEILLENQLFPDNFAKREILSLKVRCPNKGCLLKMELRHLEEHQLNCDFCSVECLQCQSSFPKNQLQNHMTLECPRRQVCCPNCATSMAYEDKELHDQNCPLANVFCEYCNTVLIREQMPNHYDNDCPTAPVPCTYSAFGCPEKMQRNELARHMQEFTQVHMRMMAQTLRSISVTTTTPMSYLSEVENFKETIQQLEGRLVRQDHQIRELIAKMETQSAHVGDLKRTIQNLEEKIAEMEAQQCNGIYIWKIENFSTHLRAQEEERPVVIHSPGFYTGKPGYKLCLRLHIQLPNSQRCANFISLFVHTMQGDYDSHLPWPFQGTIRLSILDQSEGLARQNHEEVMEAKPELLAFQRPAIHRNPKGFGYVTFMHLQALKQRTYVKDDTLLVRCEVVTRLDLNIVRKEGFQPRSTDGAV; the protein is encoded by the exons ATGAGCTTGATACAGAGTGACAACAGCTATAGAGCCAGAGATCTGGAGACTGGCTGCTGTGCAGCCATGGCCAGTGCGTGCAGTGCTGGAGCTAAAGAAGACAGCATAGGTGTCTCTGTCAGCAGTGGGACTGGAAACCTTCCAAACTCCTTCACGGAGGAGACTCAAGGATATGACGTGGAGTTTGATCCCCCCCTGGAAAGTAAATATGAATGTCCAATCTGTTTGATGGCTCTACGGGAAGCAGTGCAGACGCCATGCGGACACCGGTTTTGCAAAGGCTGCATTGTCAAATCAATAAG AGATGCAGGTCACAAATGTCCAGTAGACAATGAAATTCTACTCGAAAACCAACTCTTCCCTGACAACTTTGCCAAACGGGAAATCCTCTCACTGAAGGTGAGATGTCCCAACAAGGGCTGTCTTCTGAAGATGGAGCTGAGACATCTAGAG GAGCATCAGTTGAATTGTGACTTCTGCTCTGTGGAATGCCTACAATGCCAGAGCTCCTTCCCGAAGAACCAGCTGCAAAACCACATGACACTGGAATGCCCACGGCGGCAGGTCTGCTGTCCAAACTGTGCTACATCTATGGCTTATGAAGATAAAGAG CTTCATGACCAGAACTGTCCACTTGCAAATGTGTTTTGTGAATATTGCAATACAGTGCTCATCAGAGAACAG ATGCCTAATCATTATGATAATGACTGCCCTACCGCCCCAGTACCATGTACATACAGTGCCTTTGGATGTCCTGAAAAG ATGCAGAGGAATGAGTTGGCACGTCATATGCAAGAGTTCACTCAGGTTCACATGAGAATGATGGCTCAGACTCTCCGGAGTATTAGTGTTACTACCACAACTCCCATGTCCTACCTCAGTG AAGTTGAGAACTTCAAGGAAACCATTCAGCAGTTGGAAGGTCGCCTGGTAAGACAAGATCACCAGATCAGAGAGCTTATTGCTAAAATGGAGACTCAGAGCGCTCACGTGGGAGACCTCAAACGCACTATCCAAAATCTAGAGGAAAAAATTGCCGAAATGGAGGCACAACAATGTAACGGCATTTACATCTGGAAGATTGAGAACTTCAGCACACATCTGAGAGCCCAAGAAGAAGAGAGACCTGTTGTGATCCACAGCCCTGGCTTCTACACTGGGAAACCAGGCTACAAACTGTGTTTGCGCCTGCATATCCAGTTACCAAATTCTCAGCGCTGTGCTAACTTTATATCCCTCTTTGTCCATACTATGCAAGGAGACTATGACAGTCATCTGCCTTGGCCATTTCAGGGCACCATACGACTTTCTATTTTGGATCAATCAGAGGGACTTGCAAGGCAGAATCACGAAGAAGTAATGGAAGCCAAACCTGAGCTTCTAGCCTTCCAGAGACCAGCAATCCACCGCAACCCAAAAGGTTTTGGTTATGTGACATTCATGCACCTGCAAGCTTTGAAGCAAAGAACCTATGTAAAAGATGATACTCTTCTGGTGCGCTGTGAGGTTGTAACACGTTTAGACTTGAACATTGTACGGAAAGAGGGCTTTCAACCTCGCAGTACTGATGGGGCTGTATAG